A genomic stretch from Anopheles nili chromosome X, idAnoNiliSN_F5_01, whole genome shotgun sequence includes:
- the LOC128728586 gene encoding mitochondrial transcription rescue factor 1, whose product MMSISLRHIIRAEAFTIVRNVTRPVGCARIQQIQHSQPCNQLHSCIRPWSPSTISLQSLPHYQQYREKSKKSGKQPARPADDDLDDDDDREDTADAYEDLLDDKLSRNVKTTVNSMRADLLLKAGLGIARNKVEALFYDSKIRVNGKKLLKKSAQLEPGDEIDVVRGPSPSNPEHLVVSRVEILSVTPRTENLAVSLRRHKSLVIENYTDSYVGADASREK is encoded by the coding sequence ATGATGTCAATTTCGTTACGCCACATAATACGTGCGGAGGCTTTTACGATCGTACGGAACGTCACACGTCCGGTTGGATGCGCCCGGATACAGCAAATCCAACACAGTCAGCCATGCAATCAACTACACAGCTGCATTCGGCCCTGGTCCCCGTCGACAATTTCCCTTCAATCTCTCCCCCACTATCAACAGTAccgggaaaaatcgaaaaaatctGGCAAACAACCAGCCCGACCAGCCGATGACGATctcgatgatgacgatgatcgaGAGGACACGGCGGACGCGTACGAGGATCTGCTTGATGACAAGCTGAGCCGCAACGTAAAGACAACCGTAAATTCTATGCGAGCCGATCTGCTGCTCAAGGCGGGTTTAGGCATCGCCCGGAACAAGGTGGAGGCACTGTTCTACGATAGTAAAATCCGTGTCAACGGTAAAAAGCTGCTAAAAAAGAGCGCCCAGCTCGAACCGGGCGACGAAATCGATGTGGTGCGTGGGCCAAGCCCATCCAACCCGGAACATCTCGTCGTGTCACGTGTGGAAATTCTATCGGTGACGCCACGCACGGAAAATCTCGCCGTGTCCCTGCGACGGCACAAGTCGCTGGTCATAGAAAACTATACGGATTCGTACGTTGGGGCGGACGCGAGTCGAGAAAAGTAG
- the LOC128729189 gene encoding transmembrane protein 135-like, with protein sequence MVSSSKLFDQIATGRTCRDLWHPQFASCLRYNVHFWRTILPGSFKLYIPLLVLPPLVKLNNVTVRYLFDHTLQYTYISFCTYVQAALSLSAQCVLHNLFGGLNYWCVMFWPCLLGVAIGPPLPKQLLRLQAITFFNMSLEAAVRKSTVPVLQYARRSRALGTLSFMVLSSIILGCLHDGSVKQFWLVSPFQDEPQKVDGACRHAGRCWRHVADGMLKYGMVGLVLEAGRAVLRRSHMLLKQPCTVVTSCNLKLGLFLACYVGIFRGVFCLLARQNGRERMAHATVAGFLAGIPYWLYPTYQIYTLGLTKAIEIAWEFYVTKANVDDKPDPSFKAMILSQLNRLPMLRLVQMVSFGYLGHVYAFYPHVSPIFHQKAMDVCSTNLTLGMKRRIATWMREV encoded by the exons ATGGTGTCATCGAGTAAGCTGTTCGATCAAATCGCCACCGGCCGGACCTGCCGTGACCTTTGGCATCCGCAGTTCGCCAGCTGCCTGCGGTACAACGTGCACTTCTGGCGGACGATACTGCCGGGCAGCTTTAAGCTGTACATTCCGCTGCTAGTG CTACCACCGCTGGTGAAGCTCAACAATGTTACGGTGCGGTATCTGTTCGATCACACGCTACAGTACACCTACATTTCGTTCTGCACCTACGTACAGGCCGCCCTGTCCCTCTCGGCACAATGTGTCTTGCA CAACCTGTTTGGGGGTTTAAACTACTGGTGTGTCATGTTCTGGCCCTGTTTGCTGGGTGTCGCGATCGGTCCACCTTTGCCGAAGCAATTGCTACGCCTTCAGGCGATCACCTTCTTCAACATG AGTCTGGAGGCCGCGGTCCGGAAAAGCACAGTTCCGGTGTTGCAATACGCGCGTCGATCACGGGCTCTTGGCACGCTTAGCTTCATGGTGCTAAGCTCAATCATTCTGGGTTGCTTGCATGATGGCAGTGTGAAGCAGTTCTGGCTCGTCAGCCCATTCCAGGATGAGCCCCAAAAGGTAGATGGTGCCTGTCGTCATGCCGGTCGGTGTTGGCGTCATGTTGCGGATGGAATGCTGAAGTATGGCATGGTTGGGTTGGTGCTAGAAGCTGGTCGAGCTGTTCTGCGCCGTTCCCATATGCTGTTAAAGCAACCCTGTACCGTTGTCACCTCGTGCAACCTTAAACTGGGGCTGTTTCTGGCGTGTTATGTTGGGATTTTTCGAGGCGTGTTTTGTCTGTTGGCGCGGCAGAATGGCCGAGAGCGTATGGCTCACGCCACGGTGGCTGGTTTTCTAGCTGGCATCCCTTACTGGCTCTATCCCACCTATCAAATCTACACACTCGGGCTAACGAAAGCGATCGAAATTGCCTGGGAGTTTTACGTAACCAAAGCGAACGTCGATGATAAGCCAGATCCGAGCTTTAAGGCGATGATCCTGAGTCAGTTGAACCGCTTACCGATGCTGCGTCTTGTACAGATGGTTTCCTTTGGGTATCTCGGGCATGTGTACGCCTTTTATCCACATGTTTCGCCAATTTTTCACCAGAAAGCGATGGACGTTTGCTCCACAAATTTGACACTCGGTATGAAACGGCGCATCGCCACGTGGATGAGGGAAGTTTAA
- the LOC128729177 gene encoding uncharacterized protein LOC128729177, which yields MSELSKCFYQVTAGRSCRDLCHPEYATCWQSFLGITKTLLPGSYKLYLTLLVIPPLVKGGGYTAQYWKNHILGYASISFKTYLQAISGLTLQCLLYKLFGRLHYYGLMGVPGFVSAALVPKLPKVHLRLQGITYFNMMLEVMIKKSGLRWMQILRQSKLWASVCFMLFSAKIMHVLRAGTVNQFWIMYPATDTTDDKSPVKKGPCLHGMSCQSYVLDGIWKYALAGFTIEAARGLISKGSLMYGQPSRFLLELRKTVGLALPLFLASYVGGFRAISCWLAHYTGRESPQHAILAGLLSGASYLLYPKYQIFTLGFTKFLEMSWEHYLNTAKVKTRWMELLQRVPFLRLVHMISIGYMYHALVFHAHLSPPFNSKCVNYCSDFRVEHLKRRLVSWMLEHSWSSC from the exons ATGTCGGAGCTGAGCAAGTGCTTCTATCAAGTGACGGCTGGGCGTTCCTGTCGCGATCTGTGCCATCCGGAGTACGCCACATGCTGGCAGTCGTTTTTAGGCATCACGAAGACGCTACTACCTGGCAGTTATAAGCTGTACCTTACGCTATTGGTG ATCCCACCGCTGGTGAAAGGAGGCGGCTACACCGCACAATACTGGAAGAACCACATCCTAGGCTACGCGTCAATCTCGTTCAAAACCTACCTCCAAGCCATCAGCGGGTTGACGTTGCAATGTTTGCTCTA CAAGCTGTTCGGCAGACTGCACTACTACGGTTTAATGGGTGTGCCAGGATTTGTCAGTGCGGCGTTGGTACCGAAGCTACCCAAGGTACACCTGCGTCTTCAGGGCATCACCTACTTCAACATGATGCTGGAAGTTATGATCAAGAAGAGTGGCCTGCGCTGGATGCAAATCCTACGCCAGTCGAAGCTATGGGCCTCGGTTTGCTTCATGCTGTTCAGCGCCAAAATCATGCACGTGCTTCGAGCTGGGACAGTCAACCAGTTCTGGATCATGTATCCAGCAACGGATACAACGGATGATAAATCACCCGTCAAAAAAGGTCCTTGTCTGCATGGCATGTCCTGTCAGTCGTACGTGCTTGAT GGTATCTGGAAGTATGCGCTGGCTGGTTTCACCATCGAAGCCGCACGTGGTCTTATCTCTAAAGGCTCGCTGATGTACGGACAACCTTCCCGGTTCCTGCTGGAGCTACGTAAGACGGTTGGGCTTGCGTTACCCTTATTCCTCGCGAGCTACGTCGGTGGTTTCCGTGCCATCAGCTGCTGGCTGGCCCATTACACCGGCCGGGAAAGTCCCCAGCATGCGATACTCGCTGGCCTTCTCAGTGGTGCTAGCTATCTGCTCTACCCGAAGTACCAAATATTCACCCTCGGATTCACCAAATTCCTCGAG ATGTCCTGGGAGCACTATCTCAACACGGCCAAGGTCAAGACCCGCTGGATGGAGTTGCTACAACGTGTGCCCTTTCTGCGCCTGGTGCACATGATCTCGATCGGGTACATGTACCATGCGTTGGTATTTCACGCGCATCTCTCACCACCATTCAACTCAAAATGCGTCAACTATTGCTCTGACTTCCGCGTGGAACACCTCAAAAGGCGGCTCGTCTCGTGGATGCTCGAGCACTCCTGGAGCAGCTGCTGA